One genomic region from Pagrus major chromosome 24, Pma_NU_1.0 encodes:
- the LOC140992053 gene encoding growth/differentiation factor 8-like has protein sequence MLVFLGLTVLLSAGFSMEMNQTSKLLAESGEQCSACDFREHSKQMRLHSIKSQILSILRLEQAPNISRDMIRQLLPKAPPLTQLLDQYDPRVEDEDHATTETIITMATKHNPIAQDELSSCCLFSLSPKIQPKNILRAQLWVHLRPADMVTTVFLQISRLKPGKEGNNTRVRVRSLKIDTDAGAGSWQSIDIKSLLQAWLRQPETNYGIEINAFDSKGEDLAVTSAEPGEEGLQPFIEVKILDSPKRSRRDSGLNCDEESAETRCCRYPLTVDFEEFGWDWIIAPKRYRANYCSGECEFMHLQQYPHAHLVNKANPRGTAGPCCTPTKMSPINMLYFNRKEQIIYGKIPSMVVDHCGCS, from the exons ATGCTCGTCTTCCTCGGCCTGACCGTCCTCCTCTCCGCGGGCTTCTCCATGGAGATGAACCAGACCTCCAAGCTGCTGGCGGAGAGCGGAGAGCAGTGCTCGGCCTGCGACTTCCGGGAGCACAGCAAGCAGATGAGGCTCCACAGCATCAAGTCCCAGATCCTCAGCATCCTGCGGCTCGAGCAGGCTCCCAACATCAGCCGGGACATGATCCGACAGCTGCTGCCCAAAGCGCCACCTCTGACGCAGCTCCTGGACCAGTACGACCCGCGGGTGGAGGACGAGGATCACGCCACGACGGAGACCATCATCACCATGGCCACCAAGC acaATCCGATCGCCCAGGATGAGTTGTCTTCATGTTGTCTCTTCAGCCTCAGTCCGAAGATCCAGCCCAAAAACATCCTGCGCGCTCAGCTGTGGGTCCACCTGCGGCCGGCCGACATGGTCACCACCGTCTTCCTGCAGATCTCCCGCCTCAAACCTGGGAAGGAGGGAAACAACACCCGAGTCAGAGTCCGCTCCCTGAAGATCGACACCGACGCTGGCGCTGGCTCCTGGCAGAGCATCGACATCAAGTCTCTGCTGCAGGCTTGGCTGCGTCAACCAGAGACCAACTATGGCATCGAGATTAACGCCTTTGATTCCAAAGGAGAAGATCTGGCTGTTACCTCAGCAGAGCCGGGAGAGGAAGGATTG CAACCGTTCATTGAAGTGAAGATCCTCGACAGCCCCAAGAGATCTCGCCGAGACTCGGGCCTCAACTGTGACGAGGAGTCTGCAGAGACCCGCTGCTGCCGCTACCCGCTCACCGTCGACTTCGAGGAGTTCGGCTGGGACTGGATCATCGCGCCCAAGCGCTACCGGGCCAACTATTGCTCGGGGGAGTGTGAATTCATGCACCTGCAGCAGTACCCACATGCACACCTGGTGAACAAGGCCAACCCACGAGGCACCGCAGGGCCCTGCTGCACGCCCACCAAGATGTCGCCCATCAATATGCTCTACTTCAACCGCAAGGAGCAGATCATCTACGGGAAGATCCCGTCCATGGTGGTGGACCACTGCGGCTGCTCCTGA